In the genome of Mycobacterium kansasii ATCC 12478, one region contains:
- a CDS encoding CocE/NonD family hydrolase, translated as MTSTLNGPQTTGRQYRNLSEPRHTPRTDTNAAITVRDGTRLLADVHRPDSDGRFPALLAASPYPRQMQDFGAPAGFIEAGATDFWVSRGYAHVIANLRGTCGSGGTFSFFDAQERQDLYDVVEWVAAQPWCDGNVGMIGISYFAMSQLEAAVERPPHLKAIFPVAVTTDLYEGANHHGLLSSSFVTPFLAMTGLTAARSDKLWRSKPVGLLRRVLNNPRVHKKFETLNGESALTMLRQLLRLPHNPHPWDELWLDAAVRHPTRDQWWQERNLLPLLKEIDIPVYLGCDWDNVPLHLPSTFATWNALSDNACVRMGLLGKFGLTWPWESLHVEALAWYDHWLKGRDTGILDGPPIRYFLPGADEWRTAEAWPPSMTPHRELALRADGALRADEGEPGSREFMVLGSGLGRVKASAIDPPSILTWTGTPLSEGLDVVGDIELRLVASATAIDTAWIVTLQDVAPDGQTTDVTAGWLRASMRALDEAASRPGAPALPCTNAQGIPVGQDVVYRIPLVPNARRFKSGHRIQLVLTSDDQDPSVPAIMGFRHASVGTSSLNTVRSSSRLLLPVLG; from the coding sequence CGCGACGGGACCAGGTTGTTGGCCGATGTGCACCGCCCCGATTCCGACGGCCGCTTCCCCGCGCTGCTGGCCGCTTCGCCCTACCCGCGGCAGATGCAGGACTTCGGCGCACCCGCCGGTTTCATCGAGGCCGGCGCGACCGACTTCTGGGTGTCGCGCGGCTATGCGCACGTGATCGCCAACCTCCGCGGCACCTGCGGGTCCGGCGGCACGTTCAGCTTCTTCGACGCACAGGAGCGCCAAGACCTCTACGACGTTGTCGAGTGGGTCGCCGCACAACCCTGGTGCGACGGAAACGTCGGCATGATCGGCATCAGCTACTTCGCGATGAGCCAGCTCGAAGCCGCCGTCGAGCGCCCGCCGCACCTCAAGGCGATCTTCCCCGTGGCGGTCACCACCGACCTCTACGAGGGAGCCAACCATCACGGCCTGCTGAGTTCGTCTTTCGTCACACCCTTCCTCGCGATGACCGGCCTGACGGCCGCGCGCAGCGACAAGCTCTGGCGCAGCAAGCCCGTCGGTCTGCTTCGCCGGGTGCTCAACAACCCGCGGGTGCATAAGAAGTTCGAAACCCTCAACGGGGAGTCGGCGCTCACCATGCTGCGCCAGCTCCTCCGCCTACCGCACAATCCGCATCCGTGGGACGAGCTGTGGCTCGACGCCGCGGTCAGGCATCCAACCCGCGACCAGTGGTGGCAGGAGCGAAACCTGTTGCCGCTACTGAAGGAAATCGACATCCCGGTCTACCTCGGCTGCGACTGGGACAACGTGCCACTACACCTCCCGTCAACGTTTGCCACCTGGAACGCATTGTCGGACAACGCTTGTGTGCGAATGGGTCTACTCGGAAAGTTCGGCCTGACCTGGCCATGGGAAAGTCTGCACGTCGAAGCGCTTGCCTGGTACGACCACTGGCTCAAGGGCCGCGACACCGGAATCCTCGACGGGCCGCCGATCCGCTATTTTCTGCCGGGCGCCGATGAATGGCGTACCGCCGAGGCATGGCCGCCGTCGATGACGCCGCACCGCGAACTCGCCCTGCGCGCCGACGGCGCGTTGCGCGCGGACGAGGGTGAGCCGGGCAGCCGCGAATTCATGGTGCTGGGTTCGGGATTGGGCCGCGTCAAGGCGAGTGCTATCGATCCACCGTCGATACTGACCTGGACCGGCACCCCGTTGAGCGAGGGCCTCGATGTCGTGGGCGACATCGAGCTGCGACTGGTGGCATCGGCGACGGCGATCGACACCGCGTGGATTGTCACGCTGCAGGACGTGGCGCCCGATGGCCAAACCACCGATGTGACGGCGGGCTGGCTGCGCGCGAGCATGCGTGCGCTCGACGAGGCGGCGAGCCGCCCCGGGGCGCCGGCCTTGCCCTGTACGAACGCTCAGGGGATACCGGTAGGACAAGACGTCGTGTATCGAATCCCATTGGTTCCCAACGCTCGCCGGTTCAAGAGCGGGCACCGGATCCAGCTGGTGCTCACTAGCGACGACCAAGATCCGTCGGTGCCCGCCATCATGGGTTTCCGGCATGCCAGCGTCGGTACCAGCAGCCTGAACACCGTCCGCTCGTCGTCGCGACTTCTGCTCCCGGTACTTGGCTAA
- a CDS encoding GH12 family glycosyl hydrolase domain-containing protein, translated as MANYNIANPGAAQLNGWKLEFDLPAGESITNAWSSKLAQSGTHYVLTPESYNSTIAPGNSVTVGFQAAQTGAYAPPANCLLNGQSCTGGSVSTSQATTPATTTSTATSGTQICDQFGTTTIGGAYVVQNNRWGTSAAQCINVTATGFAITKEDGSAPTNGAPLSYPSVYLGCHYSNCSPGSRLPAQLSELTSANSSISYSYASGTYDAAYDIWLDPTPKKDGVNQMEIMIWFNRQGSIQPVGAQVGTATIGGRNWDVWQGSNGSNNVISYVAPTPINSWSFDVLDFVSDVRNRGAITSSWYLTSIQAGFEPWNGGIGLAVNSFSATVN; from the coding sequence GTGGCCAACTACAACATCGCCAACCCGGGCGCCGCGCAGCTGAACGGCTGGAAACTCGAATTCGATTTGCCCGCCGGCGAATCCATCACCAATGCGTGGAGCAGCAAACTTGCCCAATCCGGTACGCATTACGTCCTGACTCCCGAGTCTTACAACAGCACAATCGCTCCGGGCAATTCGGTCACCGTCGGTTTCCAGGCCGCTCAGACGGGCGCATATGCGCCACCGGCGAATTGTCTGCTCAACGGCCAGTCCTGTACCGGCGGATCGGTATCAACCAGCCAGGCCACGACTCCGGCGACAACCACGAGCACCGCAACCAGCGGTACCCAGATTTGCGATCAGTTCGGAACGACGACGATCGGAGGCGCCTACGTCGTTCAGAACAATCGGTGGGGCACCAGCGCCGCGCAGTGCATCAACGTCACCGCTACCGGGTTCGCCATCACCAAAGAGGACGGCTCTGCACCCACCAACGGCGCTCCGCTGTCATATCCGTCGGTCTACCTGGGCTGCCACTACAGCAATTGCTCCCCGGGCAGCAGGCTGCCGGCCCAGCTGAGCGAGCTCACCAGTGCTAACAGCAGCATTAGTTACAGCTACGCCAGTGGCACTTACGACGCGGCGTACGACATCTGGCTGGATCCGACACCGAAGAAGGACGGCGTCAACCAGATGGAGATCATGATCTGGTTCAACCGTCAGGGCTCCATCCAGCCGGTCGGCGCGCAGGTCGGCACGGCCACTATCGGTGGCCGCAATTGGGATGTTTGGCAAGGCAGCAACGGCAGTAACAACGTGATCTCCTACGTCGCGCCGACGCCGATCAACTCGTGGAGCTTCGACGTGCTGGATTTCGTCAGCGACGTCCGCAACCGGGGCGCGATAACCAGTTCCTGGTACCTCACCAGCATTCAGGCCGGATTCGAGCCGTGGAACGGCGGCATCGGCCTTGCCGTCAATTCGTTCTCGGCCACCGTCAACTGA
- a CDS encoding polyprenyl synthetase family protein, with protein sequence MFRRAVLATVGEFVVTRSASQLDEAASAAAGEILLTFVSRGKCLRSTFMYLGWLCGAAPSRAALSAAASLELLHAFALLQDDVMDRSSQRRGSPAVHVQLAEWYRLRGLSGPAGRFGESAAILLGDVCLIWAEQMLRESGVEARRLQQLWPRYDAMRIELAVGQFADLANDIRDRPSLRTVLDIARRKSGNYTVRRPLEMGAAMADCDDRTLTQLGLYGADVGEAFQLRDDLLGVFGPPATTGKPNGGDLLDRKATSVVVAAHEMADQSARRELAELVRADHLDDAALDRFRAVIIATGAAQRIEGMIRRRVDRARNVLDHIVIDCAARTALATLAEACVERTA encoded by the coding sequence ATGTTTCGGCGGGCGGTCCTGGCCACTGTCGGTGAGTTCGTCGTGACGCGCAGTGCATCCCAGCTCGACGAGGCAGCTTCGGCGGCCGCGGGCGAAATCTTGTTGACGTTCGTCTCACGCGGCAAATGCCTGCGGTCCACCTTCATGTACCTGGGCTGGCTGTGCGGCGCCGCGCCGAGCCGCGCGGCCCTGTCGGCTGCGGCCAGCTTGGAGTTGCTGCATGCGTTTGCGCTCCTGCAGGACGATGTGATGGACCGATCGTCACAGCGGCGCGGTAGCCCGGCTGTGCACGTCCAGCTTGCCGAGTGGTACAGGCTACGTGGATTATCCGGCCCGGCAGGGCGATTCGGTGAATCGGCGGCGATCCTGCTGGGCGATGTCTGCCTCATCTGGGCCGAACAGATGCTGCGCGAAAGCGGTGTCGAAGCCCGCCGGCTGCAGCAACTGTGGCCGCGATACGACGCGATGCGCATCGAGCTGGCGGTAGGCCAATTCGCCGACTTGGCCAACGATATCCGCGACCGTCCGTCGCTGCGGACCGTCCTCGACATCGCGCGGCGCAAGTCGGGCAACTACACGGTGCGCCGGCCGTTGGAAATGGGCGCGGCGATGGCCGACTGCGACGATCGCACATTGACCCAACTCGGGCTCTACGGTGCCGATGTCGGCGAGGCCTTCCAGCTGCGCGACGACCTACTGGGCGTGTTCGGCCCGCCGGCGACCACAGGCAAGCCCAACGGCGGGGATCTGCTCGACCGCAAAGCCACCAGCGTGGTGGTGGCCGCCCATGAGATGGCCGACCAGTCGGCACGCCGGGAGCTTGCCGAGCTGGTGCGTGCCGATCACCTCGACGATGCAGCGCTGGATCGCTTCCGAGCGGTAATCATCGCGACGGGTGCCGCACAGCGCATCGAGGGCATGATCAGACGCCGCGTTGACCGTGCCCGAAATGTCCTGGACCACATCGTGATCGACTGCGCCGCACGCACGGCGCTGGCCACCTTGGCGGAGGCCTGCGTGGAGCGCACCGCATGA
- the crtI gene encoding phytoene desaturase family protein, with protein MRTIQGRTDHVVVIGAGLAGLSTALHLAGRGRSVTVVEREPWPGGRAGRLDVGGYQIDTGPTVLTMPDIIDDVFAAVGETSSGRLELLPVDPAYHAMFADGSSLDVHCDADRMASAIQTFAGSREAVGYRQLREWLTRLYRTEMDGFIAANFDSPLSLLTPQLARLAAIGGFRNWDAMVGRYLSDPRLRRIFTFQSLYAGVAPRDALAAYAVIAYMDTVSGVFFPRGGVRALPDALAAAGTGAGVQFHYRCSATELEHSGNRITAVHTDRGQRIPCDAVVLTTELPTTYRLLGRTPRRVRALRASPSAVVVHAGCRSVSSADRPISHHTILFGAAWEQTFTDIIRDGLLMRDPSLLVTRPTASDPTLAPTGRDLFYLLAPAPNLAAGAVDWPTAGNAYAESIIDTVGDRLLPELRDSADVLDVVTPLDWARQGMAAGTPFALAHTFGQTGPFRPANMVRGVDNAVLAGSSTIPGVGVPTTLISGRLAADRITGGVRRQARNFDMRVDVKAQMS; from the coding sequence ATGCGGACCATCCAGGGACGCACCGACCACGTGGTGGTGATCGGTGCGGGATTGGCGGGACTGTCCACCGCACTGCATCTGGCCGGCCGCGGCCGCAGTGTCACGGTGGTCGAGCGCGAACCGTGGCCGGGCGGGCGCGCGGGACGACTCGACGTCGGCGGCTACCAAATCGACACCGGCCCAACGGTGCTCACCATGCCCGACATCATCGACGATGTATTCGCCGCCGTAGGCGAAACCAGCTCTGGCCGTTTGGAACTGCTCCCGGTGGACCCGGCTTACCACGCGATGTTCGCCGACGGCAGCTCTCTCGACGTCCATTGCGACGCCGACCGGATGGCATCGGCCATCCAGACGTTTGCCGGCAGCCGGGAGGCCGTCGGCTACCGCCAGTTGCGCGAGTGGCTGACACGGCTGTACCGCACCGAAATGGACGGGTTCATCGCCGCCAATTTCGATTCGCCATTGTCGCTGCTGACACCACAGCTGGCTCGGCTGGCGGCGATCGGTGGATTCCGCAACTGGGACGCCATGGTCGGGCGCTACCTCAGCGACCCGCGGCTGCGACGGATCTTCACCTTCCAATCGCTGTACGCCGGTGTGGCCCCGCGCGATGCCTTGGCCGCGTATGCCGTGATCGCATACATGGACACCGTGTCGGGCGTGTTCTTCCCGCGCGGCGGCGTCCGAGCGCTACCCGATGCGCTGGCGGCCGCCGGAACCGGCGCCGGCGTGCAGTTTCATTACCGTTGCAGCGCCACCGAACTCGAACACAGCGGCAACCGCATCACCGCCGTGCACACCGACCGGGGACAGCGCATCCCCTGCGACGCCGTCGTGCTCACCACCGAACTACCCACGACGTACCGACTATTGGGCCGCACACCGCGTCGCGTCCGTGCATTGCGGGCCTCGCCGTCCGCCGTCGTCGTCCACGCCGGCTGCCGCAGCGTCTCGTCGGCGGACCGTCCGATATCTCATCACACAATCCTTTTCGGGGCAGCGTGGGAGCAGACTTTCACCGACATCATTCGTGACGGCCTTCTGATGCGGGACCCGTCGCTACTGGTTACCCGGCCGACAGCGAGCGATCCGACGCTGGCCCCCACCGGCCGCGACCTGTTCTACCTGCTTGCACCGGCACCCAACCTGGCCGCCGGTGCGGTCGACTGGCCCACCGCCGGCAACGCCTACGCGGAATCGATCATCGACACCGTCGGCGACCGGCTGCTGCCGGAGCTTCGCGACAGTGCCGACGTGCTCGACGTTGTCACCCCGCTGGATTGGGCGCGTCAGGGCATGGCGGCAGGCACACCGTTCGCGCTGGCGCACACGTTTGGCCAGACGGGGCCGTTCCGGCCGGCAAACATGGTTCGCGGCGTCGACAATGCCGTGCTGGCGGGGTCGTCGACCATTCCCGGCGTCGGTGTGCCGACCACGCTCATCTCCGGGCGGCTTGCCGCCGATCGCATCACCGGCGGCGTGCGCCGACAAGCACGCAACTTTGACATGAGAGTCGACGTGAAAGCGCAGATGTCATGA
- a CDS encoding phytoene/squalene synthase family protein yields the protein MIHNELDAAGIHDPRLREAYRRCRRINAAHGRTFFLATRLLAPDQRPPVHALYGFARHADDILDSLDPDLGMDVRAQRLQELSDGFFAGADLTDHSVLVAVRHTARRYDINTAPFEDFLASMRMDLTITDYPNRDALNDYMRGSAEAIGLQVLPILGAVVPVAEAAPYAAALGRAFQLTNFIRDIDEDLTRNRVYLPADELAGDGVDRDLLMWCHRNRCTDNRVRNALAAQHAITRNTYRFAADGIAMLAPRSRPCVATALTLYSEILDRIEDDDFEVFSHRATVGQARRLRVAGAGLIQAWLARNSVPDASDPAEPGAA from the coding sequence ATGATTCACAACGAGTTAGACGCCGCTGGCATCCACGATCCGCGGTTGCGCGAGGCGTATCGCCGCTGTCGGCGGATCAATGCCGCCCACGGACGTACCTTCTTCCTCGCCACCCGATTGCTGGCGCCGGACCAACGACCGCCGGTGCACGCACTGTACGGTTTCGCCCGTCATGCCGACGACATTCTCGACTCGCTTGATCCCGATCTGGGCATGGACGTTCGCGCCCAGCGACTGCAAGAACTTTCCGATGGGTTTTTCGCCGGCGCCGACCTCACCGACCACTCGGTGCTGGTGGCCGTGCGCCACACCGCACGCCGCTACGACATCAATACCGCGCCGTTCGAAGATTTTCTGGCATCGATGCGAATGGACCTCACGATCACCGACTACCCCAACCGCGACGCGCTCAACGACTACATGCGAGGCTCAGCGGAAGCGATTGGGCTGCAGGTACTTCCGATCCTGGGCGCCGTGGTGCCGGTCGCGGAGGCGGCCCCGTACGCTGCCGCCCTCGGACGCGCTTTCCAGCTCACCAACTTCATCCGGGACATCGACGAAGACTTGACCAGAAACCGGGTCTACCTGCCCGCGGACGAGCTCGCCGGCGACGGCGTCGACCGGGATCTGTTGATGTGGTGCCACCGGAATCGGTGCACCGACAATCGGGTACGTAACGCATTGGCGGCCCAGCACGCAATCACCAGGAACACCTATCGGTTCGCCGCTGACGGGATCGCCATGCTGGCGCCTCGCTCCCGGCCCTGTGTGGCAACCGCTTTGACGCTGTACTCGGAAATTCTGGATCGCATCGAAGACGACGATTTCGAGGTGTTCAGTCACCGTGCCACCGTCGGGCAGGCACGACGACTCCGGGTCGCCGGAGCCGGACTGATCCAAGCCTGGCTGGCCCGCAACAGCGTCCCGGATGCGTCCGATCCAGCCGAGCCGGGTGCCGCATGA
- a CDS encoding lycopene cyclase domain-containing protein, with protein MNDHWQYLLVLAACLAITAPLEFFGNGVYRQPLRLLRAVLPVAAVFLIWDEVAVAAGIWTYDARYISGVAVPFRVPVEEVLFFVVIPICALLTYNAVSTILDRLTRR; from the coding sequence ATGAACGATCACTGGCAATACCTGCTGGTCCTGGCCGCCTGCCTGGCAATCACCGCACCGCTGGAGTTTTTCGGCAACGGCGTCTATCGCCAACCGCTGCGACTGCTGAGAGCGGTGCTGCCGGTTGCGGCGGTGTTCCTCATCTGGGATGAGGTAGCCGTCGCCGCCGGAATATGGACCTACGACGCGCGCTATATCAGCGGCGTGGCCGTTCCGTTTCGGGTGCCGGTAGAAGAAGTGCTGTTCTTCGTGGTGATCCCGATCTGCGCGCTGCTGACCTACAACGCGGTCAGCACGATTCTCGATCGGCTCACCCGCCGATGA
- a CDS encoding lycopene cyclase domain-containing protein: MTGLGYTLPAVLAVVAVSALELKLLRIGMFRRPAYWVSMLIVLGFQIPVDGWLTKLNSPIVSYDERQTTGLRFPLDIPIEDFLFGFAMVTAVLLLWERPRARR, encoded by the coding sequence ATGACCGGGCTGGGATATACGCTGCCGGCCGTGCTGGCCGTGGTGGCCGTCAGCGCATTGGAGCTGAAGCTCTTGCGCATCGGCATGTTTCGGCGCCCGGCGTACTGGGTGTCGATGCTGATCGTGCTCGGATTTCAAATCCCGGTCGACGGCTGGCTGACCAAACTCAACTCGCCGATCGTCAGCTATGACGAACGCCAAACGACGGGCCTGCGGTTCCCGCTCGATATCCCGATCGAGGATTTCCTGTTCGGCTTCGCGATGGTCACCGCGGTTCTGCTGCTGTGGGAGCGCCCGCGAGCGCGTCGATGA
- a CDS encoding MMPL family transporter, with the protein MLSKMARISLAAPRRIIATAILVMAGAAIFGIPAATSLAPGGFVDPASESARAATVLAEKFHRGDMEMVLLVNSDSGVQDGPARVIGTDITRQLAESPFVAQVASPWDTPRPAPGMVSTDGKSAIIVAALKGNESSAPAHAQALAERLAQHRDGVTVQAGGAAMVYAQVNQQTQKDLLRMEFIAIPVSFVALVWVFGGLLAAALPVAVGGFAILGSLAVLRGIALVTDVSIFALNVTVALGMALAIDYTLLIVSRYRDELADGRDRDDALVRTMTTAGRTVLFSAMTVALSLVAMVAFPMYFLKSFAYAGIAVVVFSALAAVVVAPTVLVLLGDRLDALNVRQLGRRLSGRPEPTRQPIAQSFWYRTAKFVMRHAIPVGLAIITLLIALGIPFLGIKWGYPDDRVLPSSASARMVSDRIRSDFTSNSATRVTIVIPDTAGLTTSDLDTYAAQLSQVPEVAAVSAPTGAFVAGRLTGPPSAPAGMAAGSAYLTVDSAAPLYTQASETQLDRLHAVALPGGHAVQMTGIAQMNRDCVNGITSRLPVVFGFIAAVTVVLLFLMTGSLLLPIKAVLLNMLSLTAAFGALVWIFQDGHLGALGTTPTGTLVANIPVLMFCIAFGLSMDYEVFLLARIREYWLQSPRARADNDESIALGLAHTGRVITAAALLMSISFAALISADVSFMRMFGVGLTIAVLVDATLVRALLVPAFMHVFGSLNWWAPQPLAAMHRRIFAGETGEAGEAGAVGEAVGAVRTANG; encoded by the coding sequence ATGCTGTCGAAAATGGCCCGCATCTCTCTGGCCGCGCCACGACGGATCATCGCGACCGCAATCCTGGTGATGGCCGGCGCCGCGATCTTCGGCATCCCCGCCGCGACCAGTCTCGCCCCCGGTGGGTTCGTGGATCCGGCATCCGAATCCGCGCGCGCTGCAACGGTGCTGGCCGAGAAGTTCCATCGGGGCGACATGGAGATGGTGCTGCTGGTGAACTCGGACAGTGGCGTGCAAGACGGCCCGGCCCGGGTCATCGGAACCGATATCACACGACAGCTTGCTGAGTCACCGTTCGTCGCTCAGGTCGCATCCCCCTGGGACACACCCCGACCGGCCCCCGGCATGGTCAGCACCGACGGCAAGTCCGCGATAATCGTGGCCGCGCTCAAGGGAAATGAAAGCAGCGCACCCGCGCACGCCCAGGCCCTGGCAGAGCGGCTCGCGCAGCACCGCGACGGCGTCACAGTACAGGCCGGCGGCGCGGCAATGGTCTACGCGCAGGTCAATCAGCAGACCCAAAAAGACTTGCTGCGAATGGAATTCATTGCGATTCCGGTGAGTTTCGTCGCGCTGGTGTGGGTATTCGGCGGGTTACTGGCCGCGGCATTGCCGGTAGCCGTTGGCGGCTTCGCGATCCTGGGTTCACTCGCGGTGCTGCGTGGGATTGCCCTGGTCACCGACGTGTCGATCTTTGCGCTGAACGTGACGGTTGCGCTGGGGATGGCCTTGGCGATCGACTACACCTTGCTGATCGTCAGCCGGTACCGCGACGAGCTCGCCGACGGACGGGACCGTGACGACGCCTTGGTGCGTACCATGACGACGGCAGGGCGCACCGTGCTGTTTTCCGCGATGACGGTCGCCCTGTCGCTGGTCGCCATGGTGGCTTTTCCGATGTATTTCCTGAAGTCCTTCGCCTATGCCGGCATCGCGGTCGTGGTCTTTTCCGCGTTGGCCGCCGTGGTGGTGGCGCCGACCGTGCTTGTGTTACTGGGTGATCGGCTCGATGCGCTCAACGTACGGCAGCTGGGCCGGCGGTTATCAGGCCGCCCCGAGCCGACGCGGCAGCCCATCGCGCAGAGTTTCTGGTATCGCACGGCCAAATTTGTTATGCGTCACGCCATTCCGGTGGGCCTGGCCATCATTACGCTATTGATCGCGTTGGGAATACCGTTCCTCGGCATCAAATGGGGTTACCCCGACGACCGGGTGCTGCCGTCGTCGGCATCGGCGCGGATGGTCAGCGATCGGATCCGCAGCGACTTCACCTCCAACTCCGCCACCAGAGTGACGATCGTCATCCCCGACACCGCCGGCCTGACAACGTCGGACCTCGACACGTACGCCGCTCAGCTGTCCCAGGTGCCCGAGGTGGCGGCGGTGTCCGCGCCGACGGGCGCGTTCGTGGCCGGCCGGCTCACGGGGCCGCCGTCGGCGCCAGCCGGCATGGCAGCCGGCAGCGCCTACCTGACCGTGGACAGCGCCGCACCGCTGTACACACAGGCATCGGAGACACAGTTGGACCGGTTGCATGCCGTCGCGCTTCCGGGCGGTCACGCGGTCCAGATGACCGGAATCGCCCAGATGAACCGCGACTGCGTCAACGGGATCACCTCACGTTTGCCGGTGGTGTTCGGTTTCATCGCCGCGGTCACTGTGGTGTTGCTATTCCTGATGACCGGCAGCCTGCTACTGCCGATCAAGGCCGTGCTGCTCAATATGCTTTCCCTCACAGCGGCTTTCGGCGCGCTGGTATGGATCTTTCAGGACGGGCATCTGGGTGCGCTGGGCACCACACCGACCGGTACGCTGGTCGCCAACATTCCGGTGCTGATGTTCTGTATCGCATTCGGATTGTCGATGGATTACGAGGTCTTCCTGTTGGCACGCATTCGCGAGTACTGGCTGCAGTCCCCCCGGGCACGCGCCGACAACGACGAAAGCATCGCGTTGGGTCTGGCCCACACCGGCAGGGTGATCACCGCCGCCGCGCTGTTGATGTCGATCTCGTTTGCGGCGCTGATATCCGCCGACGTGTCCTTCATGCGCATGTTCGGAGTCGGGCTGACGATCGCGGTGCTGGTCGACGCGACCCTGGTACGGGCGCTGCTGGTACCGGCTTTCATGCATGTGTTCGGCAGCCTGAACTGGTGGGCGCCGCAACCGCTGGCCGCTATGCACCGTCGGATCTTCGCCGGCGAGACCGGTGAAGCCGGTGAGGCCGGTGCAGTCGGTGAAGCCGTGGGGGCGGTCCGAACGGCCAACGGCTAG
- a CDS encoding MarR family winged helix-turn-helix transcriptional regulator, whose protein sequence is MTKRVAANRQPTRAELERLLSADLRMMTAHSDRVGRYYARQNDLSHGDFHALLHLMVAETAGTPLTPAQLSQRLDVSAAAITYLADRMIDAGHVRREPDVEDRRRSLLRLQDGSMELAHEFFRPLGEHLRASLAELPDRDLRSAHKVFTAMIAGMSAFESELYPPPGSAARTEESAKAAPGRRRKPSPKPATAEPGPATGSGSRRRRAAH, encoded by the coding sequence GTGACCAAGCGCGTCGCTGCGAATCGACAGCCGACTCGGGCTGAGTTGGAGAGGCTGCTCTCGGCCGACCTCCGGATGATGACTGCTCATTCCGACCGGGTCGGCCGTTACTATGCCCGGCAGAACGATTTGAGCCACGGCGACTTTCACGCCCTGCTGCATCTCATGGTGGCCGAGACAGCGGGCACACCGTTGACACCCGCCCAGCTCAGCCAGCGCCTGGACGTGTCGGCGGCGGCCATCACCTATCTTGCCGATCGCATGATCGACGCCGGACATGTCCGCCGTGAGCCGGATGTCGAGGACCGCCGCAGGTCGCTGCTGCGGCTGCAGGACGGCAGCATGGAGTTGGCTCACGAGTTCTTCAGGCCCCTGGGTGAGCATCTGCGTGCGTCCCTGGCCGAGCTGCCTGACCGCGATCTGCGCAGCGCCCACAAGGTATTCACGGCGATGATCGCGGGGATGTCTGCATTTGAAAGCGAGCTCTACCCGCCTCCGGGGTCGGCGGCGCGAACCGAGGAATCTGCGAAGGCGGCACCCGGCAGGCGGCGAAAGCCGTCGCCGAAACCGGCAACGGCCGAGCCGGGGCCGGCTACCGGGTCGGGATCACGCCGACGGCGCGCAGCGCATTGA